Proteins encoded in a region of the Pangasianodon hypophthalmus isolate fPanHyp1 chromosome 21, fPanHyp1.pri, whole genome shotgun sequence genome:
- the kcnq3 gene encoding potassium voltage-gated channel subfamily KQT member 3 isoform X2 codes for MMHSRDRGDGRCSTTRLCYLLFHYICVQSHEQDLLCVPVFLIVLACLILAILTTFKEYEDDSGHWLVVLETFTIFIFGSEFVLRIWAAGCRCRYKGWRGRLKFARKPLCILDIFVLIASVPVVALGNQGNVLATSLRSLRFLQILRMLRMDRRGGTWKLLGSAIYAHSKELITAWYIGFLSLILSSFLVYLVEKDVVFMTLPTDEDGTPTPAQDFDTYADALWWGLITLTTIGYGDKTPKTWPGRLLAGTFTLIGVSFFALPAGILGSGLALKVQEQHRQKHFEKRRHPAAGLIQSAWRYYATNPVREDLTATWRFYETVISLPCFRKENLEAIASQKLTLLDRVRLPTPRPSSVRGWLMMPAGNAGSGAGNGGPAEVAEESPSKDAKPAGFSNRERFRTAFRMKAYSLRQSSDDTAGLPDPTPEEKGFPPDILMEEMIPTLKLVIRAVRILIFLLNKKHFKETLRPYDVKDVIEQYSAGHLDMLCRIKYLQSRIDLIFSPGPPLTPKHKKTPKTPFPYPSQQSPRHEAYLAKAGLPDTEDQSLMGRFVRVERQVTDMEKKLDFLVDMHMQYDLTAPAPITMERSDVTVSISGDRVYCTYAPPVPYNQYYIHSHTLSHTNPPRPTVLPISPLPSAHSPNSHFELSERLYLDQRAGTPLSLLSVTHEELERSPSGFSISAEREEITGNGSGVMARLSWGHECQYLAEGETDTDTEPFTPSGQAPLSSTGDVFPTEEVWITPP; via the exons GTTATTTGCTGTTCCATTACATATGTGTCCAGTCCCATGAGCAGGATTTgctgtgtgtccctgt GTTTTTGATAGTCCTGGCGTGTCTTATTTTGGCAATTCTAACAACATTTAAAGAGTATGAAGATGACTCAGGTCACTGGCTGGTGGTTCTg GAGACattcactatttttatttttgggagTGAGTTTGTGCTGAGGATCTGGGCAGCAGGATGCCGTTGTAGATATAAGGGTTGGAGAGGACGTCTCAAATTCGCTCGCAAACCACTGTGTATACTGG ATATCTTTGTGCTGATAGCATCAGTGCCGGTAGTTGCTTTGGGTAACCAGGGAAATGTTTTGGCTACGTCTCTTCGGAGTCTGCGCTTTCTGCAGATTCTGCGTATGTTGCGCATGGACCGACGAGGTGGCACCTGGAAACTGCTGGGATCTGCAATATATGCTCACAgcaag gaactGATCACTGCGTGGTATATTGGCTTCCTGTCTCTTATCCTGTCCTCCTTCCTGGTCTACCTGGTGGAGAAGGATGTTGTCTTCATGACGCTACCCACTGATGAAGATGGCACCCCAACACCTGCCCAGGACTTTGATACCTATGCTGACGCACTGTGGTGGGGACTG ATAACTTTGACAACGATTGGGTATGGTGATAAGACACCAAAGACATGGCCAGGACGTCTACTTGCCGGGACCTTCACTTTGATTGGTGTTTCATTTTTTGCTTTGCCAGCG GGTATTTTGGGTTCTGGTTTGGCTCTTAAGGTTCAGGAGCAGCATAGGCAGAAACATTTTGAGAAACGAAGGCACCCTGCAGCTGGACTCATACAA TCAGCCTGGCGATACTATGCTACTAATCCAGTAAGAGAAGACCTTACAGCAACATGGAGATTCTACGAAACGGTGATCTCTCTGCCATGCTTCAG gaaagaaaatttGGAAGCGATTGCAAG TCAGAAGCTGACTCTGCTGGATCGTGTGCGGCTGCCCACGCCACGGCCATCTTCAGTGAGAGGCTGGCTTATGATGCCTGCTGGGAATGCTGGGAGTGGAGCCGGGAATGGTGGACCAGCAGAGGTAGCTGAAGAGAGTCCATCTAAAGATGCAAAACCTGCTGGCTTCAGCAACAGAGAGAGATTCAGGACTGCGTTCAGAATGAAAGCCTACTCTCTGAGACAGAGTTCAGAtg ATACGGCCGGACTGCCAGACCCCACCCCTGAGGAGAAGGGCTTCCCTCCTGACATCCTGATGGAGGAGATGATTCCCACTCTTAAATTAGTCATCAGAGCAGTCCG gATTCTGATATTCCTGTTgaataaaaagcattttaaggAGACCTTGAGGCCATATGATGTAAAGGATGTGATAGAGCAGTACTCTGCAGGACACCTGGACATGCTTTGCAGGATCAAATACCTCCAGTcacg AATAGATCTGATTTTTTCTCCTGGTCCACCTCTCACtccaaaacataaaaagacCCCCAAAACACCTTTCCCCTATCCATCTCAACAGTCTCCCAG acaTGAGGCTTATCTGGCTAAAGCAGGCCTGCCAGATACTGAGGACCAAAGTCTGATGGGCAGATTTGTGCGGGTAGAGAGACAG GTGACAGACATGGAGAAGAAACTTGACTTCCTGGTGGACATGCACATGCAGTATGACCTCACAGCACCTGCCCCCATTACCATGGAACGCAGTGATGTCACTGTCAGTATCAGCGGAGACCGAGTGTACTGCACCTATGCCCCGCCTGTTCCCTACAACCAATACTATatacactcccacacactctcacacacaaacccaccccGCCCCACTGTCCTACCCATCAGCCCACTGCCATCAGCCCACTCCCCTAATTCCCACTTTGAACTATCTGAAAGGCTGTATTTGGACCAGAGGGCAGGCACACCACTGTCATTGCTTTCTGTCACACATGAGGAGCTAGAGCGATCACCCAGTGGCTTCAGCATCTCTGCCGAGAGAGAGGAGATCACAGGCAATGGGTCAGGAGTCATGGCAAGGTTGAGCTGGGGTCATGAGTGCCAATATTTagcagagggtgagacagatacagacactGAACCTTTCACCCCAAGTGGACAGGCTCCACTGTCCTCTACTGGAGATGTGTTCCCTACAGAGGAAGTGTGGATCACCCCGCcttga